A stretch of Kaistella flava (ex Peng et al. 2021) DNA encodes these proteins:
- a CDS encoding NAD(P)-binding domain-containing protein → MRIAIIGCGWVGERLAKYLTGKNYHVIATTTSPEKIIALEKVATEVHLLDFNSTIDFGFLDHVNVAIFSMPISRNGWHQGFEKLDQQFPKTILFSSTGIYPQEDKIFTENDTDHLRTDILASENLVRQKYPQTNILRFGGLMGDERLLKNMFKNRQPENPSKPTNYIHYEDILPIVELVLHSEIKSETYNIVAPKHPSIAEVLNLESQTSDDNKTETKQRIISSEHLIQDFNYTFIHPNPTYF, encoded by the coding sequence ATGAGAATTGCCATTATCGGTTGCGGTTGGGTTGGAGAAAGATTAGCCAAATATTTGACTGGTAAAAATTATCATGTCATCGCCACCACCACTTCACCCGAAAAAATAATTGCCTTAGAAAAAGTCGCGACTGAAGTTCATTTGCTCGACTTTAATTCGACGATTGATTTTGGGTTTTTAGATCATGTCAATGTTGCCATTTTCAGCATGCCGATTTCAAGAAATGGCTGGCATCAGGGTTTTGAAAAACTCGATCAACAATTTCCCAAAACCATCCTTTTCAGTTCCACCGGAATTTATCCACAAGAAGACAAAATTTTCACTGAAAACGATACCGATCATTTAAGAACCGATATTCTGGCTTCAGAAAATTTAGTCAGACAGAAATATCCGCAAACCAATATTTTACGCTTTGGTGGATTAATGGGCGACGAACGTTTATTAAAAAATATGTTTAAAAACAGACAACCGGAAAACCCTAGTAAACCAACCAATTATATTCATTACGAAGACATTCTACCGATTGTTGAATTAGTTCTTCATTCAGAAATAAAATCCGAGACTTATAATATTGTCGCGCCAAAACATCCTTCCATAGCAGAAGTGTTGAATTTAGAAAGTCAAACTAGTGACGACAACAAAACCGAAACTAAACAACGAATCATTTCTTCAGAACATTTGATTCAAGATTTTAATTATACATTTATACATCCCAATCCTACATATTTTTAA